A window of Chitinophagales bacterium contains these coding sequences:
- a CDS encoding leucine--tRNA ligase, producing the protein MEYNFRSIEKKWQQTWKESGVYKVSNESSKPKFYVLDMFPYPSGAGLHVGHPLGYIASDIFARFKRLKGYNVLHPMGYDAFGLPAEQYAIDHGVHPAVSTEANIANFRQQLDNIGFCFDWDREVRTCEPSYYKWTQWIFLELFHAYFDQTDQKAKPISFLEEEFEKFGSSSVNGKRSPVSFSAQEWKGYNEKTRMDILMNFRLAYCGYGEVNWCEALGTVLANDEVVNGVSERGGHPVVKKKLRQWYLRITEYADRLLEGLERIDFSDAMKEMQSNWIGKSSGAEIQFDIETPAGEKLPLVVYTTRPDTIFGVDFMVVAPELELVDKITTPDQKKQVDEYLAYVKSRSERERMAEKKITGVFTGAYALNPFDGRKIPVWASEYVLAGYGTGAIMAVPCGDQRDFLFAKHFNIPITNIIGEHYNGEEANPTKEAKLENSGFLNGLPMREALEKVIGEVEKKGIGRRKVNFKMRDAAFSRQRYWGEPFPIRWIDGTAYPLPADQLPLLLPEVDKYSPGPEGEGPLSNIPEWTALQLETNTMPGYAGSSWYFLRYMDPHNENEFCSRKASDYWGQVDLYIGGTEHAVGHLLYSRMWTKVLYDLGHIGHDEPYKKLVNQGMIQGSSRFVYRVRGTNQFVSAGLKDQYETDTLHVDVNMVDGFELNIDAFRKWRNGEYKDAELIGEDGTISSPLSKNEEGPGVRYLCGAEVEKMSKSKFNTVNPDDLVQRYGADTFRMYEMFLGPVEISKPWDTKGIEGVHRFLKKFWRLFATEEKGWIVNEQAPTDAELKVLHKTIRKIGDDTERFSFNTAVSAFMIATNELADLDCHKKAILEPLVILLTPYAPHICEEIWHQLGNTGTVLDASFPVFEEKYVKESTKDYPIAINGKTRTEMTLALDATPQEVEALVLANEVVQKWLEGKAPKKVIFVKGKMVNVVV; encoded by the coding sequence ATGGAGTACAATTTCAGAAGCATTGAGAAAAAATGGCAGCAGACATGGAAGGAATCGGGGGTGTACAAGGTCTCCAATGAATCTTCCAAACCCAAGTTCTATGTATTGGATATGTTCCCTTATCCCAGTGGGGCGGGACTACATGTCGGCCATCCCCTCGGGTATATCGCCAGTGATATCTTTGCCCGTTTCAAAAGACTAAAAGGGTATAATGTCCTTCACCCAATGGGGTATGATGCCTTTGGACTTCCCGCCGAGCAATATGCCATCGATCATGGGGTACATCCTGCTGTCAGTACCGAAGCAAATATTGCCAATTTCAGACAACAGTTGGATAATATCGGGTTTTGCTTCGACTGGGACCGGGAAGTACGTACCTGTGAACCTTCCTATTACAAGTGGACCCAATGGATATTTCTTGAACTTTTTCATGCCTATTTTGACCAAACAGACCAAAAGGCCAAGCCCATCTCCTTTCTGGAAGAAGAGTTTGAAAAATTTGGTTCTTCCTCCGTCAACGGGAAACGTTCCCCTGTGTCCTTTTCCGCTCAGGAATGGAAAGGCTATAATGAAAAGACCCGGATGGATATCCTGATGAACTTCCGACTGGCCTATTGTGGTTATGGGGAGGTGAACTGGTGCGAGGCCCTGGGTACGGTTTTGGCGAATGACGAAGTAGTGAATGGGGTGAGTGAGCGTGGTGGGCATCCGGTGGTAAAAAAGAAATTAAGACAATGGTATCTCCGGATCACCGAATATGCCGACCGACTGTTGGAAGGATTGGAGCGGATCGACTTTAGTGATGCCATGAAGGAAATGCAAAGCAACTGGATCGGGAAAAGCAGTGGAGCGGAGATACAATTTGATATTGAAACCCCCGCTGGCGAAAAACTACCCCTTGTGGTTTATACCACCCGACCGGATACCATTTTCGGCGTGGATTTCATGGTGGTGGCTCCCGAGTTGGAGCTGGTGGATAAGATCACCACCCCCGACCAGAAAAAACAGGTGGATGAATATTTGGCCTATGTAAAAAGCCGAAGCGAACGTGAGCGGATGGCCGAAAAGAAGATCACCGGGGTATTTACCGGGGCCTATGCCCTCAATCCCTTTGATGGCCGAAAGATCCCGGTATGGGCCAGTGAATATGTATTGGCAGGATATGGCACCGGAGCCATTATGGCTGTACCCTGTGGCGACCAACGCGATTTCTTATTTGCCAAACATTTTAATATCCCTATTACCAATATCATTGGCGAACACTATAATGGGGAGGAGGCTAATCCGACCAAAGAAGCGAAATTGGAAAATTCCGGTTTCCTGAATGGGTTGCCTATGCGGGAGGCCCTGGAGAAAGTGATCGGGGAAGTAGAAAAGAAAGGGATCGGCCGCCGCAAAGTGAATTTCAAAATGAGGGATGCTGCGTTTAGCCGCCAACGCTATTGGGGCGAACCCTTTCCCATACGCTGGATCGATGGTACAGCCTACCCATTACCCGCTGATCAGTTGCCTTTATTGCTTCCCGAAGTAGATAAATACAGCCCTGGACCTGAAGGCGAAGGACCCCTCTCAAACATTCCGGAGTGGACTGCCTTGCAATTGGAAACGAATACGATGCCCGGCTACGCCGGTTCTTCCTGGTACTTTCTGCGGTATATGGATCCCCATAATGAAAACGAATTCTGTTCCCGAAAGGCGTCTGATTACTGGGGACAGGTAGACCTGTATATAGGAGGAACCGAACATGCCGTGGGTCATTTGCTGTATAGCCGTATGTGGACCAAGGTACTTTATGACCTCGGCCATATTGGACATGATGAACCCTACAAAAAGCTGGTGAACCAGGGAATGATACAGGGAAGCAGCCGGTTTGTGTACAGGGTTAGAGGGACCAATCAATTCGTTTCAGCCGGGTTAAAAGATCAATATGAAACGGATACGCTTCATGTGGATGTGAACATGGTAGATGGATTTGAACTGAATATTGATGCCTTCCGAAAATGGCGTAATGGGGAATACAAGGATGCTGAATTGATTGGAGAAGATGGAACCATTTCATCCCCCCTCTCCAAGAATGAAGAGGGGCCGGGGGTGAGATACCTCTGCGGCGCGGAAGTGGAGAAGATGTCCAAATCAAAATTCAACACCGTTAACCCCGATGACCTCGTACAACGCTATGGAGCCGATACCTTCCGGATGTATGAAATGTTCCTGGGCCCGGTAGAGATCAGTAAACCCTGGGATACCAAGGGAATTGAAGGGGTACACCGGTTTTTGAAAAAGTTCTGGCGTCTTTTTGCCACCGAGGAGAAAGGCTGGATCGTGAACGAGCAGGCACCTACCGATGCCGAGCTAAAGGTGTTGCATAAAACCATCAGGAAAATCGGCGATGATACCGAACGGTTTAGTTTCAATACCGCGGTGAGCGCTTTTATGATCGCGACAAATGAACTTGCCGATCTGGATTGCCATAAAAAAGCGATTCTTGAACCCCTGGTCATACTGCTTACTCCCTATGCCCCCCATATCTGTGAAGAGATCTGGCATCAATTGGGAAATACCGGTACCGTTCTGGATGCCTCCTTCCCGGTTTTTGAGGAGAAATATGTAAAAGAATCCACCAAAGACTACCCTATTGCCATCAATGGGAAGACCCGTACCGAAATGACCCTTGCCCTCGATGCTACACCACAAGAGGTCGAAGCCCTGGTGCTGGCCAATGAAGTGGTTCAAAAATGGCTGGAAGGCAAGGCGCCTAAGAAAGTGATTTTTGTAAAAGGGAAGATGGTGAATGTAGTGGTGTAA
- a CDS encoding SET domain-containing protein, whose product MLNPASNPHPFRSVFSNEFCEVIESTATGNKSLHALKEFQPGDLVSPFGASFVSRKPSYLTVQVGIKKHITLLPQYLQYINHSCNPNVFFNTTTMELTALQPIQPGDEFTFFYPSTEWDMAQPFQCMCNQPGCLGMINGAASLSEEVLKRYKVTDFIAEMLAGKA is encoded by the coding sequence ATGCTCAATCCTGCATCGAACCCCCACCCGTTCCGTTCCGTTTTTTCCAATGAATTTTGCGAAGTCATCGAATCCACGGCCACCGGAAACAAATCATTACACGCCTTAAAAGAATTTCAGCCGGGAGATCTGGTGAGTCCCTTTGGTGCTTCCTTTGTTTCCCGTAAACCCTCCTATCTCACAGTACAGGTGGGCATCAAAAAACACATTACGCTATTACCACAATATTTGCAGTATATCAATCACAGTTGCAACCCCAATGTATTTTTCAATACTACCACCATGGAGTTGACGGCCCTTCAGCCCATACAGCCGGGTGATGAGTTTACCTTTTTCTACCCTTCTACCGAATGGGACATGGCACAACCTTTCCAATGCATGTGTAATCAACCGGGTTGTTTGGGTATGATCAATGGGGCCGCATCGCTTTCGGAGGAGGTATTGAAGCGGTATAAGGTGACTGATTTTATTGCCGAGATGTTGGCGGGGAAAGCGTGA